The proteins below come from a single Afipia sp. P52-10 genomic window:
- a CDS encoding transglycosylase SLT domain-containing protein has protein sequence MAYTVSRIISDDTLSRIIQIESAGKPTAKAPTSSATGLGQFISSTWLAVVRKHRPAWAVGKSDSQLLALRTDPKCSIEMLARFTEDNASYLGAGYTDGDLYLAHFAGAGTAKKLLRASGSADCASVFSSAAIAANRSILSGKTCGQVRAWAASKMKAAGGRNWVAVYMAGAKPTVAPVVKKTAAATTVTTTATTTAAVQQGWSAGSILMAIGITFVIGGVIGAAVYFWPRKTLMKVEEGLKDGL, from the coding sequence ATGGCCTACACGGTCAGTCGGATCATTTCCGACGATACTTTGTCGCGCATTATTCAGATCGAGAGCGCCGGCAAGCCGACAGCGAAGGCGCCGACGTCAAGTGCGACGGGGCTGGGACAATTCATCTCCAGCACGTGGTTGGCCGTCGTGCGGAAGCATCGGCCGGCGTGGGCGGTCGGAAAGTCTGACAGCCAGCTTCTGGCGCTTCGTACCGATCCGAAGTGCTCAATCGAGATGCTGGCTCGGTTCACTGAGGACAACGCCTCATACCTGGGCGCAGGATATACAGATGGTGACCTGTACCTGGCGCACTTCGCAGGCGCAGGGACCGCGAAGAAGCTGCTGCGAGCGTCCGGGTCCGCAGACTGCGCGTCCGTCTTCTCGTCAGCGGCAATCGCCGCCAATCGTTCGATCCTCTCCGGCAAGACCTGCGGCCAGGTCCGCGCGTGGGCGGCGAGCAAGATGAAGGCGGCCGGCGGTCGCAACTGGGTCGCGGTCTATATGGCTGGCGCGAAGCCAACTGTGGCGCCCGTGGTCAAGAAAACCGCGGCTGCCACGACAGTAACCACGACAGCAACAACGACGGCCGCCGTCCAGCAGGGCTGGTCGGCCGGCTCAATCCTAATGGCAATCGGCATCACGTTTGTCATCGGCGGAGTGATTGGGGCTG
- a CDS encoding O-antigen ligase family protein — MTIIPIAPQSRFAEKLALAAFLIVFPGYYFYHYFAAAGLIPLAIKGWFILGCLAAAVSLGVTFLLSKPIAGTQLTIHALFGTLVAIISFCIVYHYFLGEDFQRNPAVAVHAATTTVTLVSLYLIGYFVSAAATLRNATTICLFAMAGLAIVAIDPQTLQFIATKRFNAPVGVAEYQGFALAFVATAILALSLNWGSWIEPVVLAVGFTTLLILGSRSDFYGYGLLVLIWIVVTAIRGRFLTVATGLVVLIALTVSVLYLPPLIADVLSGAQQKHVTAPPTKTDEPTAPPTKTDEPTAPPKMQHDRSSDYTLDIARQTTIIDLSQSESWSFRKQMLTRGWDDIKSSPFFGVYGGQTKNNYPIGSYIHNALSAWRQFGIVAFLVYVTLCAAPPLVAAHQIVLKGKNDPLWLATLYFGAFCLFLVATTKAIFWPLPALGWGLLARRIAIGRVD; from the coding sequence ATGACAATAATCCCCATCGCCCCCCAAAGCAGGTTTGCCGAAAAACTCGCTCTTGCAGCCTTCCTTATAGTTTTTCCCGGCTACTACTTCTACCATTACTTTGCTGCCGCTGGCCTGATTCCCCTGGCGATAAAAGGATGGTTTATCCTTGGCTGTCTAGCGGCTGCGGTGTCGCTTGGAGTTACGTTTCTGCTTTCAAAGCCGATCGCCGGGACGCAGTTAACGATACACGCACTGTTTGGGACTCTCGTTGCGATCATTTCTTTTTGTATCGTCTATCACTACTTTCTTGGAGAAGACTTTCAGCGAAACCCGGCAGTCGCGGTACACGCCGCAACAACCACTGTGACCCTGGTCTCACTCTACCTTATAGGCTACTTCGTCTCTGCGGCAGCTACACTACGCAATGCCACTACGATCTGCCTCTTTGCGATGGCTGGACTTGCGATTGTAGCCATCGATCCACAAACACTCCAGTTCATCGCCACCAAGCGCTTTAACGCACCAGTTGGAGTTGCGGAATACCAAGGATTCGCGCTTGCATTCGTAGCCACTGCCATTTTGGCCCTAAGCCTTAATTGGGGCTCCTGGATTGAGCCAGTAGTGTTGGCAGTTGGATTTACAACCCTTCTAATTCTTGGATCACGAAGCGACTTTTACGGATATGGCCTTCTTGTTCTGATCTGGATTGTCGTTACAGCCATTAGAGGACGCTTTCTGACCGTCGCAACAGGACTCGTCGTCCTGATCGCGCTGACTGTATCAGTACTCTACTTGCCTCCACTCATCGCGGACGTTCTTTCTGGGGCACAGCAGAAGCATGTCACCGCACCACCGACAAAGACCGATGAACCCACCGCACCACCGACAAAGACCGATGAACCCACCGCACCACCAAAGATGCAGCACGATAGATCGTCCGATTACACTCTCGATATTGCGCGACAAACGACGATTATCGACCTGTCGCAATCTGAGTCATGGTCGTTCCGAAAGCAGATGCTTACCCGCGGATGGGACGACATCAAATCGTCCCCATTTTTCGGCGTCTATGGAGGTCAGACAAAGAATAACTACCCGATCGGATCATACATCCACAATGCCCTCTCTGCATGGAGGCAGTTCGGAATTGTGGCATTTCTGGTCTACGTTACGCTTTGCGCAGCCCCTCCGTTGGTCGCCGCTCATCAGATCGTCTTGAAAGGAAAAAACGACCCTCTCTGGCTTGCAACACTCTATTTTGGCGCTTTCTGCTTATTTTTGGTCGCGACCACGAAAGCTATATTCTGGCCGCTCCCCGCACTAGGTTGGGGACTCCTCGCTCGCCGCATCGCCATCGGCCGGGTTGATTGA
- a CDS encoding glycosyltransferase family 4 protein has product MRVLYVDGVGPFGGASRSLFEAIRALPSGSVEGYFLAAEGTALDYYRRVAKDVVVTRGLTRFDNTQYSHYRGARWLVLLREAFHMPFTLACILRAKAKWRSVDVIHVNEITEIIPGLIAKTLFRAPVIVHVRSPQRKDERSIRSRAIHCLLRSNVAAVVAIDETVRSSLPADIDVDVIHNSFTPLSDVQDADFRNKLGQTLTGGLFTVGYVGSLHTLKGIEDLVEAAKIVCSRRDDVQFAIVGGVTGNDRSAKAKMLGAFRLGQNVATNVINKVHAYGLGSRFHLLGPTNDITSAYNAFDVLAFPSHLNAVGRPVFEAAFAEVPSIVAIKDPKPDTLVHGETGLSVPDKSPEAIADAICFLADRRDEAARMGRNARALAEINFGAKSNSARLLEIYRRVHQGEVAGGATRPTT; this is encoded by the coding sequence ATGCGGGTGCTCTACGTTGATGGGGTGGGGCCTTTTGGTGGCGCGTCCCGAAGTCTATTCGAAGCAATCAGAGCTCTGCCTTCCGGCTCTGTTGAAGGCTATTTCCTAGCTGCGGAAGGTACGGCACTCGATTACTACCGGCGGGTCGCGAAGGACGTGGTGGTCACGCGCGGGTTAACGCGCTTCGACAACACGCAATATAGCCACTATCGCGGTGCTCGCTGGCTCGTGCTGCTGCGAGAAGCTTTTCACATGCCATTTACGCTTGCTTGCATCCTCCGCGCAAAGGCGAAGTGGCGTAGTGTCGATGTGATACACGTGAATGAAATTACAGAGATCATTCCAGGACTAATCGCGAAGACGCTGTTCCGAGCTCCGGTGATCGTTCATGTAAGATCGCCGCAGCGTAAGGATGAGCGAAGCATAAGGTCGAGAGCAATTCATTGTCTGCTTCGTTCGAATGTGGCGGCGGTGGTTGCGATCGACGAAACGGTCAGGTCGTCCCTTCCGGCCGATATTGATGTAGATGTCATACATAATTCATTCACTCCTCTATCCGACGTCCAAGATGCCGACTTTCGGAACAAGTTGGGCCAAACGCTAACCGGAGGGCTGTTCACTGTTGGATATGTTGGCAGTCTGCATACGTTAAAGGGAATAGAAGATCTGGTTGAGGCGGCAAAGATCGTTTGCAGCAGGCGGGATGATGTTCAATTTGCCATTGTCGGTGGAGTAACTGGTAACGACCGAAGCGCCAAAGCGAAGATGTTAGGAGCGTTTCGTTTAGGTCAGAATGTGGCCACCAATGTTATAAACAAGGTCCATGCATATGGTCTCGGATCGCGCTTCCATTTGCTGGGGCCGACAAACGACATAACATCCGCTTATAATGCGTTCGATGTTTTGGCCTTTCCGTCGCACTTGAACGCGGTAGGGAGGCCCGTTTTTGAGGCCGCGTTTGCAGAAGTTCCAAGTATCGTCGCAATAAAAGATCCTAAGCCGGATACCTTGGTGCATGGAGAAACCGGCCTTTCCGTTCCCGATAAATCCCCTGAAGCGATTGCGGATGCAATCTGCTTTCTCGCAGATCGGAGAGATGAAGCGGCGAGGATGGGACGGAATGCCCGGGCACTTGCAGAAATAAACTTTGGCGCAAAGTCAAACTCGGCACGTCTTCTGGAGATTTATCGTCGGGTGCATCAAGGCGAGGTTGCCGGAGGGGCGACACGCCCAACCACATAG